In the genome of Epinephelus moara isolate mb chromosome 14, YSFRI_EMoa_1.0, whole genome shotgun sequence, the window GGATTTGTCTTTATCATATCTGTTGTAGTTACCTGAACGCAAGAACAAAAAAGCAGCCTGCTGCCCGTGAAGAAACCCAGgtaggcttttattttgtcatgtggacagcttgtttttaaaggtcccgtgtgtaagatttagagagatttagtgacatctagtggtgaggatggcagattgcaaccagctgaaactactCCCGCTTAGATTTCTTTCACTTTTCatagttcaggaggtttttagtggGAGCCGAAttctccacagaggtctcttcctctccaaaataaatggaccaggtgattgtaaactgtgaaaacattaaataaagtagtttcacgttaaaatcagtgtttctccgatgaTGTCCTGCATGTCGTAGATGGCACACGAGCCCAGCGTCTGCTAATGCAACCCGGTCTGACTCCTTACTCGTCTAAGTtcggcgcttggtcagtgacttgcatCGTCAGACAATGataaaaaaagctgtcctttaatgttggcatgatatgtaGCCGGTCACCGTTATACTTAAGCGGCGCTCAGCAGCGTCAGGGAAACGCgacgggacaagaacgaaagttaaagCGGtgagtccaagtagggcaggtggcAAAGGCGCTGGATGGGTCcgacaaacactgactttcacccgggagagcggtATTTGCagcccataagattctaaagctaaaccatgttctgttttttgctaaacctaaccacgtgcgttagttgttggggggaaaaaaggtcaattcgcggtgttgtactgacgtagtgcgtttattttgaaagagactgtatgtaaacggtaaatttcctgtgaaaacagaagtgtattttgaaagaagacaatgtatgtaacaggcagaacatcCCAGAACCTCcacaaccaacacacacagggtacctttcacatcgtgtctggacatggaaggtctgtgaccaaacgttgatatgtgacaagggcGGAACGAGAATGTGTTGGCTAATGTATGCTCACTGTTAACTTAAGCTTAACTTAAgctccagacgttcaggaggtttttacaaggagccaaattatccacagggGTCTCTTCctcaaactgaaacaaacaacacaaactgacctggtgatttaaaccggtaaaaacactgaataaaccagtttcacgttaaaaaaaatctgtgtttttctgtcactgctcatcatggaggggctacaaaaacacaaatggccccaTATACATCCAGTTTtaggtttgtctgttttgggccactgtagaaacatggtggtgcaacatggtgatctctatGGTCGAGGACCCTCTCCCCATGTAGATATAATAAAggttttttcaggtgattatacacaaaagaaaacatacttattaaatTCAATGTCTGCCTTTATATCCacctaaatcctccacactggacctttaaggccAACAGCACAGTCCATCACTGATTAATCCCAGTCTAACCAGGAGGAATGCACCACCTGGCTGCACTCTACTCATATCAACTTGATCCATTTGAACTCCTGCCaaatcaaatatgaaaatgacCACAGGATTTTCCATTACCTGGACAAGCTCATATTTGCCTATAAGTGTGACAACACACTGTTATGCGCATTAGTTAGATTAGGGTCACGCTTTGTGATTTCCTTCTCATTGATGTCACTGGTTGTCATGTAAATTACCACAAACAATGGGCTAATGATTGTGCTGTCTGTTGAACAGTCACTGCGGCCTTGCGGGGCGCCCTTTCAAGGGTCTCGTGTGACATTAGATTCAGTAGTTACAGCTGGATATCACCAGAGATCAGAACTTCCTTAAAATTCTCTGAATGAATCTTTCCTCTTGAGCTTGTTTGCAGGgtagtgatgatgatggtggtagTATTACACAGGTAGAATCTCTCTTAACATTCACACGACAGttatttcaaacacacacacagagctactCATGCTTACAAGTGCTGGCTTTGTATCTAAACCAGCTGGCAGGGATGACTGCTTGGTTTTTCAGACGCAGAGTGTGCTCTCAGTCTTAAGCCATCAGTGTTACTTCtctgaaaaacataaaaggaGCGGAGAGTGATTGTGTGTGCCTTGGGTGTCTGCCATTTGGAAAGCACAGGTCTTTGGTTTTAAAGTCTTACATGCCTGTGTTGTGGTTGCTGAGGAGCAATGCAGGAAGTGTGTCCCTGTGTGAGTTGTGTTTGATCCCGCTGCTAAAACAAAGAGTTATGCTTCCACGCAGTGCTATCAGGGCTTTGTGCATGTCTCAACAGGCCCTAATGCCCATATTCACCGCTCCACGCCTCCctctctgctcagacacactgTAAATGCATTAAACGTCCGacacttcaaagtaaaaacaataagGGAAGATTATCAATGTCTGGTTTCTTCTGAGTTGATTGATTCAGTCCAGCTACGTTATCAGAGGCAGACACGGATATTGGCTCCAGATTTCATTGATATGGGACGACGTGGGCTTCGAGAGGAGCCCGCAGATTGGACTCTTGGAGTGACGTTTGTTTCCTTGGCTGCGGCACTTGAGCTGACATGAGCAGCATAGTTAgtcggtcattacacagtaaggATAACTGTTCTCTCTGTGATGGATGGGCAGTGTAATTGATGTGCAGGACATGGGTGACGTAAAACTGATTTTCAATATCGCTGAGAAAATGACAGCATTATGATGTTTTGCTGTACCACGCATCTGATTTTCTGAGTGTCTTTTGCAGGTCAAAGTGACCCAGAGGCCAAATGTCTCAGCCAAGTGGAGGAAGTTTATACCTGTGCCGTGCATTATACAGTGAGTTGGAcaaactacaaacacacacacacacacgattatCCTTAGCTCATATTTTATCTATGATGACGCTCTTTCAAGGAAATGGGTATCTTCTAAATTTATGGTGGTTTTAGTGTAACTACCCCTTTCTGGCTATGATGGCTGCACGGATCTGGGAATGGCAGTATCAGCTGGTGGACTTGAGATGGAATATGGTATTCAAAGCCCTCAGAGGATGAATGgttctgactttggtgatcccctcaCTCCTCCTGTAGCACTTCCAGCAGGTTCAAAGCTTTCACATATCCTGTTTAACATCTCATCCATACTACAGACGGGTGACAAATTCAAAGAAAAACCAACATTAAGTGTCTTAggatgttttcacacttggtctttttcagccctctaaacgGACTCAGAGCAGTGACTAAGCATttaacctgtgccttgtgaacacaaagcgctccaggttcgctttgctctttgccattgtatttagccttctagatcacatgctgttgcactggggtgcttgaaaaaaacagacaaaaccatgTCAGCCTGTAATGcttgcaaggacgcaggacgaggagtagtttggtccacggaAGGTACTGCacatctccagatgtggaatgtagaatacatcaaacggcaacagtctacagcacagaaacactaaggttttcctccaatttAAAGTTCATCTGAGAGTGAGGGGCTTCATAACCACACTGCAGTGCCAtgtcaaagtaaaaataaaactatgtcaatatatattatatattggctacagtgtgaacagaaagaagactgaggccccatcagagctgaagttgaccagaaagagaactgagccCTTTTCTGGTAGTCCACttttggtccactttaagaggactgagttcggTTCATTTAAAAGAAccatatgtgaaaacacccttagtAAGGTGTTGAGCCACAACATGCTGCCAGAACAGCTTCAACAGGCCTTGGCACAGTATCCACAACTCTCTGGAACTCTGGATGATGGTCGTGAAGCGCTGTCTATGTCGGTCTAAGGTGTATATTgggttgagatctggtgacaAAGGTCAAAGGCCATAGCATAGGATTCACACCCTGTCATACTCATTAAACCATTCAGTGACCCCTCAAGACCCCTATAGATCGATTTGCATACATTTTGGTAGGAAATGCAGGATGAATCGTAATGACTGTGGTGATCTGACATTTCCTCTATATTGCTGCCATGAAGTTTACTTTTGTGGTTTAAATGAAATGGATTGCTATGACTtttggtacacacattcatgttcccctcaggatgaattttaTTAATGCTGGtgaatctctgactttcagCCTCACAACATCAGATCAAAGTTTTTATTTGTCCAGGGAAACAAAAAGGGGCTATTGTAAGAAAAAACTATCTTTTGGAAGATACCCTCTTGATTTGTCTAGTCTTGCAGCTTTGGCTgaattttacagttttaatacAGAACAAGATGTTCTTTGGATTTTGTTCCCATACACTGGAATAACATTAGAAAAGGATCTCCCCATGGTCAGTATAGACAGGAGGAACAATGACTGTGTCAGTGCACATATGAGCATGTATCATTAAGTATAATTTAAAAGAGAAttacaaaaaaatttaaatgtgaaactatCCTGTTTTGATTATTCTATTGTGTcaagaaaaatcaaaaaaaaaaaattattatttaaattgtaAAATTATGTACATTAACAGATTTAAAACAGATAATATAAAAACTATAGGATTGTACTTAGAGATTTGAAAAatctcaacaaaaaaaatcagcaaatcaAAAAGAGGaatgaaaaatgttcaaaacaacataaaataaataatttaattaaataaaaatcgGCAAAGATAACATAAATGTGCACATACTGAATAAAAGAGACATTAAATAGATCTAAATCTAAGAACAGGAACATAACTCAAGTAAGGCAGtctagaaacactgattttctgTAACCATCCTTCCTCTTCAGCGTTTTCCGTAACGGAGATCTCCTGTGTCCGCCATTCCGATTCATCATTCCTCGGAGCATGCAGCAGGACCTGGAGCAGATCCTGAGTCTGGTCACAGAGAAGGTCAGCTTACGAACAGGAGCTGTGCGCAGgtcagtgacagtgacacactCAGTGGAATACaaacagaggaaggagagatccggtaaataccccccccccccgacccCTGTGCTTCATCAGGTTGTGCTCTTTGGAAGGAGTGCCTGTGTCTTCAGCTGTGGAGCTGGAGACCGGCCGCTGCTATGTTGCCGTGGGAACCGAGAGGTTCAAGAAACTTCCATATGTGGAGCTGTTGGTTTCAAAAGCTGCTGAGAGGTATTGTTATGCAAGGTCCTCTGTGAGTGTAAAGATGTGCGTTTGTTTGCATCTGTGCTGGCTGTTCTGCTCTCTTAGATAAAATGATGattgtcagacaaaacaaaactgtgcaCGTCATCTCCTACATCACAGTGCTTTTCTTTATCTTGTAGATATTACCCAGGAAAGAGAAGGCTGATGAGGAGAAATGAGGTACCTCCAGTTAATACTGTAATTCATTCACCCTAATTTAATGTCTTTAGTCTCAGAATTGTTACTCTGCAGCCTACGGTTCATTTGCAGCATGAGGTGTGAGTGAAAGCTGTCTGGTATGTGTTTCTCTCAGAACAGGAAAGCAGGAAGTGGTCCAGAGGACCAGTGCAGTGACTCAGCCCTCCTCGACTCTCCAGAGGTAAAAAACAATCCCCCACTGTCTTCACACCACAAGAGCTATATTGGGACTGTTAATTTGTTTGGTGTATACTGATTAACACATCCAATGCACAAGGGAGACAGACTGTGCAGGGGGTATTTTTTGCCTATAAATGAAATTATATTGCATCCTGTGAACCTTCAGTCAGATGGTCGGCGGGTGAAGTCGACAGGAGATGAATCGGCAGCTCCACAAGCCGCGCAGCAGAGGGgcaggagagggggaggagatgAGACCTCCGTGTTCTTCGCCAGGCCGGTTAAGATTCGCAACAACAGAGGACGACCAAGACCGCCACTCAGCAATGGATCTGGTTAGATACCCCAGACTTTATACATCTAATTTTAAATCTAACTTCCTCATATTCACCATGATTCACCACCACTGCCAGTTAAATAtacaaataacattaacaaacaaacaataaaaaagattCTAACTATACTTAGCATTCTGATAAATCTACTGGTCACCAATTTTGGTACAGAATCATCTAAAGCTGGATTTTTAATTCTGCGTCGAATTTATGCCGAACCCTGTGCGGTAACCTGCGTGCAccttcccagaaatgtaactacacatcacggcgatgcagacctcctgcctgttgtaagctgaaaccatttctctcaatggaaacaaagcttttatttacatttatttcatagataagaaataataacttgagacaataaagcctccacaaaatagcattttaagccttgtgtgtgatttatcctggcttcatatgagcagaggaaatctcagctaTTCgcgaggctaatttatacaatgtaaaataacagttgttttgtcggcgaaccttgtgagctgtgaTGGAACCGAATTTaaaacgttacctttgttaaatgttgctgttgtccctggcttcatatgagtagaggaagagtccgctagccactaggaTAACTTATACAACGTAAAATACCATAGggttgtgctaaaaacattagcatgttgtatttgttgggaaaatgtgtccagataaagacaagtgtttgtatacatgccaggccagtagttggcggtgtgacgcttacgcttccttctacagagcggcgatgtataaacaaacaaaatggcaaccgcacgaaCGTTTGTCTGGATGGATAACGAAGTGGaattgctacagtaaatctacactatgatggggaagtattgataaattcaatagggtgagcagcacaagcagagctcgggtgtccgccattgttgttgttgtggtggtcGACTGCCTcacgcatgcctagtgactggaagcgtaaCGCgtatgtgcgaaaagtctccgttttcagaggaactgcatattgcgagtttacatgacaacagagacggTGCCATTTCCagaaaattgcactctggaacccgttttcaaaacgttgtgttttcaggcacccaaaacgctgtTGTCGTGTAAatgatcagccaaaacgcaactaaagtttaccgttttcagtcgaaatcgttgtcgtataaacaggacctaaatgctcacaacggcgtaggccaccTGCATAGGCTACGcactctgcatagagctgatgcacaagtataaatcctgcttaagtcTGTGTCTAACTGGAGCTCAAACAGCTTTTTCACTGGTCAATTTAGCTCTCGCGGCAGTGGTGGGCAGGGCAGAGGCCAGATCCAGAATTTCTCAATAAGGGGGAAAGAGCAGATGTGCTTGCGGCGCCTTTTTAGAGCTTCTCTTAACGCGTTATGTGGGAAAGCCATGATAGACAAAATATTAATCACAGCAGAGTATGTATTACTTCCTAAAATGTGTCTGGAGGGGGTCTTTAAAATTGGATTTTAATcattttcacagcagcagcttttTGATTTCTGTTTATCACAGTCCAGCCCAGCGTGTTTAAAAGAGCAGCAcggaagagaagagaagaagtaCGAGGGGCCGAGGAGGTGCACGAGGATGAAAACACAGCTATAGAGCTTCCTGTTGACCAGGTTAGTGTTACCCAGTGTCCTTTCAGCCTTATAACCACATACTTCTATTCTGTAATTACATATCACTTAAGGAGGTAAATGAATTGCTAAAAATACATGTTGAAAGCAGTGAAATCTGTCTCTTGTTTTCTATCCAGAGAGCTGCAGAAATAGTGGAGGATGAGGAATTAGACAACCAAAACGGCTCTCTGCACAACTCACAGCAGGTGGGCAGAAATCAAACAATTGTTTCATGTTCCATGTGAATCTGTTTGCTTCATAATGAGCAGAGCAATGAAGAAAACCTgtctttcattttaattcactCTCAAATACAGGGCAGGGCTATTATTCTACATGGTGCACAAAAACTGAATGTATAATTCATTCAAAAAAAGACGAATCCATTTTGGTCTGGATGAGAAATTGATGTATTCATGCATTGTGGTGTTTGATTATAGTCTACGCAATGAACAGTTTAAATATGAGTGATGAATATGTGATGCATATGATACTATATTCCGCATGTGGAAAAATCCTTATCTGTTTTTCTCAAGAGACATGCACAAATTATAGAGAGTGAGCAGCACAATGGGAGACACCCACACAAACGCAATGGAAAGCAGGTACAGTATATATGTGAGTGGGTGGTTACGTT includes:
- the dcdc2b gene encoding doublecortin domain-containing protein 2B encodes the protein MAASTTATTLLPPVKSVVVYRNGDPFYNGRRFVVNQRQVATMEAFLTEVTLSIGAPLAVRTLYTPRQGHRVTDLQDLQTGAQYVAAGFERFKKLDYLNARTKKQPAAREETQVKVTQRPNVSAKWRKFIPVPCIIHVFRNGDLLCPPFRFIIPRSMQQDLEQILSLVTEKVSLRTGAVRRLCSLEGVPVSSAVELETGRCYVAVGTERFKKLPYVELLVSKAAERYYPGKRRLMRRNENRKAGSGPEDQCSDSALLDSPESDGRRVKSTGDESAAPQAAQQRGRRGGGDETSVFFARPVKIRNNRGRPRPPLSNGSVQPSVFKRAARKRREEVRGAEEVHEDENTAIELPVDQRAAEIVEDEELDNQNGSLHNSQQRHAQIIESEQHNGRHPHKRNGKQALYSEEDGVKQTEGSARTKSAAEIQEPELRQTASKSRPSSSTSQGKNREEKDSPQDGPSITAEQNHHQEDC